The Bacillus sp. Y1 genome has a window encoding:
- a CDS encoding cupredoxin domain-containing protein, translating to MKMRLTGLVVLLSMILVITTPFGVFAKVGDVTQPMEMEKAIEVELNDDYFNPKAITIPNGKTTTLILKNKGKKEHTFTAEKLGIDAEVQPGKEKTITVNPKTPGTYELICRYHVKEGMVGKVIVN from the coding sequence ATGAAAATGAGGTTAACAGGGTTAGTCGTTTTGCTTTCGATGATTTTGGTTATAACAACACCATTTGGTGTGTTTGCCAAAGTCGGTGACGTGACGCAACCTATGGAAATGGAGAAAGCGATTGAGGTCGAGTTAAACGATGATTACTTTAATCCGAAAGCCATTACTATCCCCAATGGAAAAACGACAACGTTGATATTGAAAAACAAAGGTAAGAAAGAGCATACCTTTACAGCGGAAAAGCTCGGAATTGACGCAGAAGTTCAGCCGGGTAAAGAAAAAACAATTACTGTAAATCCGAAAACCCCTGGTACATACGAACTAATATGTAGGTACCATGTCAAGGAAGGTATGGTTGGAAAAGTAATAGTCAATTAA
- the smpB gene encoding SsrA-binding protein SmpB, with protein sequence MPKGMGKVVAQNKKANHDYFIEETYEAGMVLQGTEIKSIRNGRINLKDSYARIQNGEIYLLNAHISPYEQGNRYNHDPLRQRKLLLHKREIDKLLGETKEAGYALVPLKVYLKNGYAKILIGLGKGKKNYDKREDLKKKEAKRDIERAFRERQK encoded by the coding sequence GTGCCAAAAGGAATGGGGAAGGTCGTTGCCCAAAACAAAAAGGCAAACCACGACTACTTTATTGAAGAAACATATGAGGCAGGAATGGTTCTCCAAGGAACGGAAATTAAATCGATTCGTAATGGTCGTATAAACTTAAAAGATTCGTATGCAAGAATTCAAAACGGCGAAATCTATCTATTAAATGCTCATATTAGCCCATACGAGCAAGGAAATCGCTACAACCATGACCCTCTTCGCCAACGTAAGTTATTGCTTCATAAGAGAGAAATTGATAAACTATTAGGCGAAACAAAGGAAGCGGGTTACGCGCTAGTTCCTCTAAAGGTATACTTGAAAAATGGCTATGCAAAGATTTTAATTGGTCTTGGAAAAGGGAAGAAGAACTACGATAAGCGTGAAGATCTGAAAAAGAAGGAAGCAAAACGTGATATCGAACGAGCTTTCCGAGAAAGGCAGAAATAA
- the rnr gene encoding ribonuclease R: MDESIKQHVDKLLHYMKDEAYKPLTVQELEEAFGIQDSGDFKDFVKALVHMEEKGLVVRTRSNRYGLPDKMNLIRGKLTGHSKGFAFVIPEEPGMDDIFIPPNETNNAMHGDTVLARVNSETSGQRREGTIVRILERGIQQVVGTYTESKHFGFVIPDDKKFTSDIFIPKAAAKGAVEGHKVVVHLTMYPEGRKSAEGEVIEILGHKNDPGVDILSVIHKHGLPGPFPEEAIKQANETPDEIDEKDLVGRRDLRDQDIVTIDGADAKDLDDAVTVTKLPNGNYKLGVHIADVSHYVTEESPIDREAADRGTSVYLVDRVIPMIPHRLSNGICSLNPQVNRLTLSCEMEITSTGEVVNHEIFQSVIKTKERMTYSDVNKILTDKDEELLKRYEPLIPMFEMMEELAAILRNKRMTRGAIDFDFKEAKVLVEEDGKPTDVVIRERSVAERLIEEFMLAANETIAEHFHWLDVPFIYRIHEDPKEDKLRKFFEFITNFGYIVKGTANSVHPRALQEIIEEVQGKPEEMVVSTVMLRSMQQAKYDPESLGHFGLSTEFYTHFTSPIRRYPDLIVHRLIRTYLIEGKLDQATREKWDARLPDIAEHTSKMERRAVDAERETDELKKAEYMMDKIGEEYDGMISSVTNFGMFVELPNTIEGLVHVSYMTDDYYRFDERHYAMIGERTGKVYRIGDEITVRVVKVDKDERSIDFEVVGMKGARPVDRDRTPRVFKTGSTEKKPRRKAGAGDSRGGSGGSKPRSGSGSGPGSARKKKKHFENAPKAKRKKKR, from the coding sequence ATGGACGAAAGTATTAAACAACACGTCGATAAACTTCTTCATTATATGAAGGATGAAGCCTACAAGCCTCTAACCGTACAGGAGCTAGAAGAAGCATTTGGGATCCAGGACTCTGGTGACTTTAAAGATTTCGTTAAAGCACTTGTACATATGGAAGAAAAGGGACTTGTCGTCCGAACAAGAAGTAATCGTTACGGTCTGCCAGACAAGATGAACCTAATAAGAGGAAAATTAACAGGGCACTCGAAGGGATTTGCATTCGTTATTCCTGAAGAACCGGGAATGGATGATATTTTTATCCCGCCAAATGAAACAAATAATGCGATGCACGGTGATACCGTATTAGCACGTGTAAACTCAGAAACATCTGGCCAGAGACGAGAAGGAACGATCGTAAGAATTCTTGAGCGTGGGATTCAGCAAGTGGTTGGAACATATACAGAAAGCAAGCACTTTGGCTTTGTGATTCCAGATGATAAAAAGTTTACGAGTGATATTTTTATTCCTAAAGCTGCTGCAAAAGGGGCAGTGGAAGGACATAAGGTTGTCGTGCATCTCACGATGTATCCAGAAGGAAGAAAAAGTGCAGAAGGTGAAGTTATTGAAATTCTTGGTCATAAAAATGATCCAGGGGTTGATATTCTTTCAGTCATTCATAAGCATGGACTTCCAGGGCCATTTCCGGAAGAAGCGATCAAGCAAGCAAATGAGACTCCAGATGAAATTGATGAAAAGGATCTCGTAGGTCGCCGCGATCTTCGAGACCAAGATATCGTTACCATTGACGGTGCTGATGCAAAAGACCTGGACGATGCTGTAACGGTTACAAAGCTTCCTAATGGAAATTACAAGCTGGGCGTACATATCGCTGACGTATCACATTATGTAACGGAGGAGTCTCCGATTGATCGTGAAGCAGCGGATAGAGGGACGAGTGTGTACCTTGTGGACAGAGTGATTCCGATGATTCCGCACCGCCTGTCAAACGGGATCTGCTCTTTGAATCCACAGGTTAACCGTCTAACGCTTTCTTGTGAGATGGAGATAACATCAACGGGTGAAGTCGTTAATCACGAAATTTTCCAAAGTGTGATCAAAACAAAAGAACGTATGACCTATAGTGATGTGAATAAAATCTTAACCGACAAAGACGAGGAGCTCTTGAAGCGTTACGAGCCACTCATCCCAATGTTTGAGATGATGGAAGAGTTGGCAGCTATCCTACGTAATAAGAGGATGACTAGAGGAGCTATTGACTTTGACTTTAAAGAAGCAAAGGTTCTTGTTGAAGAGGATGGCAAACCAACGGATGTGGTCATTCGTGAGCGTTCCGTTGCTGAAAGGTTAATCGAAGAATTCATGCTTGCGGCGAACGAAACAATTGCTGAGCATTTCCACTGGCTGGATGTGCCATTTATCTATCGTATTCACGAAGATCCAAAGGAAGATAAACTGCGTAAGTTTTTCGAGTTTATCACGAATTTTGGCTATATCGTAAAAGGAACAGCGAATTCGGTTCACCCTCGTGCGCTTCAGGAAATCATTGAAGAAGTACAAGGAAAGCCGGAAGAGATGGTTGTTTCAACCGTCATGCTTCGCTCGATGCAACAGGCGAAGTACGATCCAGAAAGTCTCGGTCACTTTGGATTATCAACGGAGTTTTATACGCACTTTACGTCACCAATCCGTCGATACCCAGACTTAATCGTTCACCGACTCATTCGAACGTATCTCATTGAGGGCAAGCTGGATCAAGCAACGCGTGAAAAATGGGATGCACGCTTACCAGACATTGCAGAACATACATCTAAGATGGAACGTCGTGCGGTTGATGCTGAGCGTGAGACGGATGAGCTGAAAAAAGCGGAATATATGATGGATAAAATCGGTGAGGAATACGATGGAATGATTAGTTCGGTGACAAACTTTGGAATGTTTGTTGAACTGCCAAATACGATTGAAGGTTTGGTTCACGTTAGCTATATGACGGATGATTATTATCGCTTCGATGAGCGTCACTATGCGATGATCGGTGAACGTACCGGGAAGGTCTACCGAATTGGAGACGAAATTACCGTGCGTGTAGTAAAGGTTGATAAAGACGAGCGTTCCATCGACTTTGAAGTCGTTGGTATGAAGGGAGCTCGTCCAGTTGATCGCGATCGTACACCAAGGGTATTTAAAACAGGTAGTACCGAGAAAAAGCCTCGCAGAAAAGCAGGTGCTGGGGACTCAAGAGGCGGATCTGGTGGCTCGAAGCCGCGGAGTGGATCAGGTTCTGGCCCTGGCTCTGCCCGTAAGAAAAAGAAGCATTTTGAAAATGCACCAAAAGCGAAGCGTAAGAAAAAACGGTAA
- a CDS encoding alpha/beta hydrolase: protein MKIAMPKPFTFEGGPRAVLLLHGFTGNSADVRMLGRFLEKRGYTCHAPHYKGHGVPPEELVHTGPEDWWQDVTEAYEYLKNKGHKEIAVAGLSLGGVFSLKLGYTVPIKGIVPMCAPMYIKSEEVMYEGILDYAREFKKREGKSTEQVEAEMDDFKKTPMNTLKALQNLIADVRNHVDHIYAPTFVVQARHDHMINTDSANIIYNGIESDEKSIKWYEESGHVITLDKEKEQLHEDVFQFLERLNWEE from the coding sequence ATGAAAATTGCTATGCCAAAGCCGTTTACCTTTGAAGGGGGACCAAGAGCGGTACTGCTCCTGCACGGTTTTACAGGTAACAGTGCAGACGTCCGAATGCTAGGTCGTTTTTTAGAGAAAAGAGGCTACACCTGTCATGCGCCGCACTACAAAGGACATGGTGTTCCACCGGAAGAGCTTGTCCATACGGGACCTGAAGACTGGTGGCAGGATGTGACAGAGGCGTATGAGTATCTGAAAAATAAGGGGCACAAGGAGATTGCTGTAGCCGGGCTCTCTCTAGGTGGCGTATTTTCACTGAAATTGGGTTACACTGTACCTATTAAGGGAATTGTTCCAATGTGTGCCCCGATGTACATAAAAAGTGAAGAAGTCATGTATGAGGGAATACTTGATTACGCTCGTGAATTCAAAAAACGTGAAGGAAAATCAACCGAGCAAGTCGAAGCAGAGATGGATGACTTTAAAAAGACGCCAATGAACACGTTGAAGGCACTGCAAAACCTAATTGCCGATGTTCGTAATCATGTTGATCATATTTACGCTCCAACGTTTGTTGTTCAAGCGCGCCATGATCATATGATTAATACAGACAGTGCCAATATTATTTACAATGGAATTGAATCTGACGAAAAGTCTATTAAATGGTACGAAGAATCCGGACACGTCATCACACTAGATAAAGAAAAGGAACAGTTACACGAGGACGTTTTTCAGTTTTTAGAAAGATTAAATTGGGAAGAATAA
- the secG gene encoding preprotein translocase subunit SecG, whose protein sequence is METLVTVLLVVVSIALIVVVLLQSGKSTGLSGAISGGAEQLFGKQKARGLDLYLHRATIVLSVLFFILTILLAYVI, encoded by the coding sequence ATGGAAACATTAGTTACTGTATTACTTGTGGTCGTTTCGATCGCTTTGATTGTGGTTGTGCTTCTTCAGTCTGGTAAAAGTACAGGTCTTTCTGGTGCTATCTCGGGTGGAGCGGAACAGTTATTCGGGAAACAAAAGGCACGTGGACTTGACCTATACCTCCACCGTGCGACGATCGTTCTGTCTGTATTATTCTTTATCTTAACGATCTTACTAGCGTACGTTATATAA
- a CDS encoding nuclease-related domain-containing protein gives MIVKGFEMPLAIYKLKALEKRLNMGHSAKPDVKSELARRLAGHKGEQSLLYYLQQLPEKDYFIFHNLRLLLGEFYFQIDFLLLTTRFALILETKNIMGTLFFDSTFGQLIRMKDGEENGFHDPITQAKRQQEKLGGWLLKHCGLRISVEYFVVVSNPASIIRTDPGKAYLFQRVIHGDKLPERINGLNSKFKLDILDQRGVKRVCKLLLKSHPPAEYDALGRFGLSPSDICIGVQCGACGKLRMERVYGKWYCADCGNNDANAHITALKDYFYLIKPTITNQEFRDFMLLESPDVAHRLLNKMNLSFTGVYRHRIYYAPTEIESIGR, from the coding sequence TTGATTGTAAAGGGCTTTGAGATGCCTTTGGCGATTTATAAGTTAAAGGCATTGGAAAAACGGTTAAATATGGGTCACAGTGCAAAACCTGATGTGAAGAGTGAATTAGCTAGAAGACTTGCTGGCCATAAAGGTGAGCAATCCCTCTTGTATTATCTTCAACAACTCCCCGAGAAAGATTACTTTATTTTCCACAATTTACGTCTCCTATTAGGAGAATTCTACTTTCAGATTGATTTTCTTTTACTTACTACTAGATTTGCGTTGATACTTGAAACGAAAAACATTATGGGTACGTTGTTTTTTGATTCAACGTTTGGTCAACTGATTCGTATGAAAGATGGTGAGGAAAACGGATTTCATGACCCTATAACACAGGCGAAGAGACAACAAGAGAAGTTGGGAGGGTGGCTGTTAAAACATTGTGGTTTGCGTATTTCAGTAGAGTACTTTGTGGTGGTAAGCAATCCAGCTTCCATTATACGAACTGATCCTGGTAAAGCATACTTGTTTCAGCGTGTTATTCATGGTGATAAATTACCAGAGCGGATTAACGGACTGAATAGCAAGTTTAAATTGGATATTTTGGATCAGCGTGGAGTTAAAAGAGTATGTAAACTGCTTTTGAAGAGTCATCCCCCTGCTGAATATGATGCACTTGGTCGATTTGGGTTATCTCCTTCTGATATTTGTATTGGGGTGCAATGCGGTGCTTGTGGTAAATTGCGGATGGAGCGAGTGTATGGGAAGTGGTATTGTGCGGATTGCGGCAATAATGATGCTAATGCACATATTACTGCACTGAAGGACTACTTTTATTTAATAAAACCGACGATAACGAACCAGGAATTTCGGGATTTTATGTTGTTGGAGTCTCCGGACGTGGCTCACAGGCTATTAAATAAGATGAATTTGAGTTTTACAGGCGTTTATAGGCACCGAATTTACTATGCACCAACAGAAATTGAGTCAATTGGGAGATAG
- a CDS encoding DUF4352 domain-containing protein yields MGIFMKGLIGLGILILLGVVASLGGGEDSVEPATTTTTSTNDNEEENKKETNEDQPLSNEGISSDVTIKVLGVETLSEVGGEFTKETAQGVFKVVTISLTNGQKDAITVDANSFKLVDSQGREFTYSSSAQISMDVEEDNGSDFFLKQLNPGLTQEGKIVFDVPADASGLVLKATGGMMGEEITLKVE; encoded by the coding sequence ATGGGTATTTTCATGAAAGGGTTAATCGGTTTGGGGATACTCATCCTACTAGGTGTTGTGGCTAGTTTGGGTGGAGGAGAAGACTCAGTTGAGCCTGCAACTACGACTACTACTAGTACAAATGATAACGAGGAGGAAAATAAGAAAGAAACCAATGAGGATCAACCTCTATCTAATGAAGGTATTTCCTCAGATGTTACAATTAAAGTCCTAGGTGTTGAGACATTGTCAGAAGTTGGCGGTGAGTTTACGAAGGAAACAGCTCAAGGAGTATTTAAGGTTGTTACTATTTCTTTAACTAATGGTCAGAAAGATGCCATAACAGTAGATGCAAATAGTTTTAAACTAGTAGACAGTCAGGGGAGAGAATTTACTTACTCATCTTCTGCTCAGATTTCAATGGATGTTGAAGAAGATAACGGCTCTGATTTCTTCTTAAAGCAGCTTAACCCTGGTTTAACTCAGGAAGGAAAGATTGTTTTTGATGTACCAGCTGATGCATCAGGACTAGTGTTAAAAGCTACTGGTGGGATGATGGGAGAGGAAATAACGCTGAAAGTTGAATAA
- the eno gene encoding phosphopyruvate hydratase, whose amino-acid sequence MPYIQHVYAREVLDSRGNPTVEVEVITESGSFGRAIVPSGASTGEHEAVELRDGDKSRYLGKGVQKAVDNVNNIIAEEIIGMDVTDQVGIDRTMIQLDGTDNKGKLGANAILGVSMAVAHAAAEFVGLPLYRYLGGFNAKQLPTPMMNIINGGSHADNNVDFQEFMILPVGAPTFKEAIRMGAEIFHSLKKVLSDKGLNTAVGDEGGFAPNLGSNREALQVIMEAIKNAGYEPGKDIFLGMDVASSEFFNKETKQYDLAGEGRTGLSSEAMVNFYEELVNEFPIISIEDGLDENDWEGHKLLTERIGDRVQLVGDDLFVTNTKKLAEGIEKGIANSILIKVNQIGTLTETFEAIEMAKRAGYTAVVSHRSGETEDATIADIAVATNAGQIKTGSMSRTDRIAKYNQLLRIEDELGELAVYDGMKSLYNLKK is encoded by the coding sequence ATGCCATATATTCAACATGTATACGCTCGTGAAGTATTAGATTCTCGCGGAAACCCAACAGTAGAAGTAGAAGTAATCACTGAGTCTGGTTCATTCGGACGCGCTATCGTTCCATCTGGTGCATCAACCGGTGAGCACGAAGCAGTAGAACTACGTGATGGCGACAAGTCACGCTACCTTGGAAAAGGTGTTCAAAAAGCTGTAGATAACGTAAACAACATTATCGCTGAAGAAATCATCGGTATGGACGTAACTGACCAAGTTGGAATCGACCGTACTATGATCCAATTAGACGGAACTGACAACAAAGGTAAGTTAGGCGCTAACGCAATCCTAGGTGTTTCTATGGCTGTTGCTCATGCTGCTGCTGAATTTGTAGGTCTTCCATTATACCGTTACCTTGGCGGATTCAACGCGAAGCAACTTCCGACTCCAATGATGAACATCATCAACGGTGGATCTCATGCTGACAACAACGTTGACTTCCAAGAGTTCATGATCTTACCAGTAGGAGCTCCTACTTTCAAAGAAGCAATCCGTATGGGTGCTGAAATTTTCCATTCATTAAAGAAAGTTCTTTCTGACAAAGGTCTTAACACTGCTGTAGGTGACGAAGGTGGATTTGCTCCAAACCTTGGTTCTAACCGTGAAGCTCTACAAGTTATCATGGAAGCAATCAAAAACGCTGGTTATGAGCCTGGAAAAGACATTTTCTTAGGTATGGACGTTGCTTCTTCTGAGTTCTTCAACAAAGAAACAAAGCAATATGACCTAGCTGGAGAAGGCCGCACTGGTTTATCATCTGAAGCAATGGTTAACTTCTACGAAGAATTAGTAAACGAATTCCCAATCATCTCAATCGAAGATGGTTTAGACGAAAACGACTGGGAAGGCCACAAGCTATTAACTGAGCGCATCGGTGACCGCGTTCAATTAGTTGGTGACGACCTATTCGTTACAAACACAAAGAAGCTTGCTGAAGGTATCGAAAAAGGAATTGCTAACTCAATCCTTATCAAAGTTAACCAAATCGGTACACTTACTGAAACTTTCGAAGCAATCGAAATGGCGAAGCGCGCTGGTTACACAGCAGTTGTTTCTCACCGTTCTGGTGAAACTGAAGATGCTACAATCGCTGACATCGCAGTTGCAACAAACGCTGGTCAAATTAAAACTGGTTCTATGAGCCGTACAGACCGTATTGCTAAGTACAACCAACTTCTTCGCATCGAAGACGAGCTTGGCGAATTAGCTGTATACGATGGAATGAAATCACTTTATAACTTAAAGAAGTAA
- the gpmI gene encoding 2,3-bisphosphoglycerate-independent phosphoglycerate mutase, translated as MSKSPVALIILDGFALRGERMGNAVAQSNKPNFDRFWNSYPHAQLTASGEAVGLPEGQMGNSEVGHLNIGAGRIVYQSLTRVNVSIREGEFERNETFLNAINHVKKNGTNLHLFGLLSDGGVHSHIQHLFALLKLAAGEGVKNVYVHAFLDGRDVAPQSAGDFIKQTEEKMKEYGVGQFATISGRYYSMDRDKRWERVEKSYRAMVYGEGPAYSNAMDVVEDSYNNGIFDEFVLPSVLKKENGEPVATISDNDAVIFYNFRPDRAIQISNTFTNKDFRSFDRGDKHPQHLNFVCLTHFSETVDGYVAFAPTNLDNTLGEVLSQNNLSQLRIAETEKYPHVTFFMSGGREAEFPGEKRILINSPKVATYDLQPEMSAYEVTDALVKEIEEDNFDAIILNFANPDMVGHSGMLEPTIKAIETVDECLGRIVDLIIKKGGTAIITADHGNADEVVTLEGNPMTAHTTNPVPVIVTKEGVELREDGILGDLAPTMLELLNVAQPAEMTGKTLLKK; from the coding sequence ATGAGTAAGTCTCCTGTTGCGTTAATCATCCTTGACGGCTTTGCACTTCGCGGCGAGCGTATGGGAAATGCAGTTGCACAATCGAACAAACCAAACTTTGATCGCTTTTGGAACAGCTATCCACACGCACAGCTAACTGCTTCTGGGGAAGCGGTAGGATTACCTGAAGGTCAAATGGGAAATTCAGAAGTGGGCCACTTAAACATCGGTGCAGGACGTATTGTGTACCAAAGCTTAACACGCGTGAACGTATCGATTCGCGAAGGCGAATTCGAGCGTAATGAAACATTTTTAAATGCGATCAACCACGTGAAAAAGAATGGAACAAACCTTCACTTATTCGGATTATTATCTGATGGTGGAGTTCACAGTCACATTCAGCATTTATTTGCGCTACTAAAGTTAGCTGCTGGGGAAGGTGTGAAGAACGTATACGTTCACGCATTCTTAGACGGCCGCGACGTAGCACCGCAGTCTGCTGGTGACTTTATCAAACAAACAGAAGAAAAGATGAAGGAATACGGTGTTGGTCAATTTGCAACGATTTCTGGTCGTTACTACTCGATGGACCGTGACAAGCGTTGGGAACGTGTAGAAAAGTCTTACCGTGCAATGGTGTATGGAGAAGGTCCTGCCTACTCAAACGCTATGGATGTTGTAGAAGACTCTTACAACAACGGGATCTTCGACGAATTCGTTCTTCCGTCTGTTTTGAAAAAGGAAAACGGAGAGCCGGTTGCAACGATTTCTGATAACGACGCAGTTATTTTCTACAACTTCCGTCCAGACCGTGCGATCCAAATTTCTAACACGTTTACAAATAAAGATTTCCGTTCGTTCGATCGCGGCGATAAGCATCCACAACACTTAAACTTCGTGTGCTTAACACACTTTAGTGAAACGGTTGACGGATATGTTGCCTTTGCGCCAACGAACCTTGATAACACACTCGGTGAAGTGTTATCTCAAAATAATCTGTCACAGCTTCGTATTGCTGAAACAGAAAAGTACCCACACGTAACGTTCTTCATGAGCGGTGGACGTGAGGCGGAATTCCCTGGTGAAAAGCGTATCTTGATCAACTCACCGAAAGTTGCAACATATGACCTTCAACCAGAAATGAGTGCTTATGAAGTAACAGACGCGTTAGTAAAAGAGATCGAGGAAGATAACTTCGATGCGATTATCTTAAACTTCGCTAATCCTGATATGGTAGGTCACTCTGGAATGTTAGAGCCAACAATTAAAGCGATTGAAACGGTGGATGAGTGCCTTGGTCGTATTGTTGATCTCATCATTAAAAAAGGTGGAACAGCGATAATCACAGCCGATCATGGGAATGCTGATGAAGTAGTGACATTAGAGGGTAACCCAATGACTGCTCACACCACAAACCCAGTTCCAGTTATCGTTACAAAGGAAGGCGTAGAGCTTCGTGAAGACGGAATCCTTGGCGACCTTGCACCAACGATGCTTGAACTATTAAACGTAGCACAACCAGCTGAAATGACTGGGAAGACATTGCTTAAGAAATAA
- the tpiA gene encoding triose-phosphate isomerase translates to MRKPIIAGNWKMHKTLSEATSFLNEVKSIVPSSEKVDSVICAPALFLERLVDGAKGTEVKIGAQNMHFEESGAFTGEVSAPALADLGVQYVIIGHSERREMFNETDESVNKKTLAAFKHGITPIVCCGETLEQREAGETNTLVGDQVKKALVGLTDEQVKQTVIAYEPIWAIGTGKSSTAEDANEVCAHIRQVVADNYSNEVAAAVRIQYGGSVKPGNIAEYMAQPDIDGALVGGASLEADSFVQLLEAGKNE, encoded by the coding sequence ATGCGTAAACCTATTATTGCAGGTAACTGGAAAATGCATAAAACTCTTTCAGAAGCAACGAGCTTTTTGAATGAAGTAAAGTCAATCGTTCCTTCTTCTGAAAAAGTGGATTCTGTAATCTGTGCTCCAGCATTATTTTTAGAGCGTTTAGTTGACGGAGCAAAAGGAACAGAAGTTAAAATCGGTGCTCAAAACATGCACTTTGAAGAAAGCGGAGCATTCACAGGTGAAGTTTCTGCACCAGCTCTTGCTGATCTTGGTGTTCAATATGTGATCATCGGTCACTCTGAGCGTCGTGAAATGTTCAATGAAACAGACGAGTCTGTAAATAAGAAAACTCTTGCTGCATTTAAGCATGGAATTACACCAATCGTTTGCTGTGGGGAAACTTTAGAGCAACGTGAAGCTGGTGAAACTAACACGCTTGTGGGCGATCAAGTGAAAAAAGCACTTGTTGGCTTAACAGATGAGCAAGTAAAGCAAACGGTTATCGCTTATGAGCCAATCTGGGCAATTGGAACAGGTAAATCTTCCACTGCTGAAGATGCAAACGAAGTATGTGCACATATTCGCCAAGTGGTTGCAGACAACTACTCTAACGAAGTAGCAGCTGCTGTTCGCATTCAATACGGCGGAAGTGTAAAACCAGGTAACATCGCTGAGTACATGGCACAGCCAGATATCGACGGCGCTTTAGTTGGTGGAGCAAGCTTAGAAGCTGATTCGTTTGTACAATTATTGGAGGCAGGTAAGAATGAGTAA
- a CDS encoding phosphoglycerate kinase yields the protein MNKKSVKDIDLKGKRVFCRVDFNVPMKDGQITDETRIRAALPTIQYLTEQGAKVILASHLGRPKGAVVEEMRLTPVAGRLSELLGKDVKKADEAYGDSVKALVSEMAEGDVLLLENVRFYAGEEKNDPELAKAFAELADVYVNDAFGAAHRAHASTEGIAHHLPAVSGLLMEKELDVLGKALSNPERPFTAIIGGAKVKDKIGVIDNLLDKVDNLIIGGGLAYTFIKAQGHEIGKSLLEADKMDLALSFIKKAEEKGVKFYMPVDAIVADDFSDSANKKAVGIDEIPADWEALDIGPKTAELYSNVIKESKLVIWNGPMGVFELDSFANGTKAVAEALAASEGTYSVIGGGDSAAAVEKFNLADKMSHISTGGGASLEFMEGKVLPGVVALNDK from the coding sequence ATGAACAAGAAAAGCGTAAAAGACATTGATTTAAAAGGTAAAAGAGTATTTTGCCGTGTGGATTTCAACGTACCTATGAAGGATGGACAGATTACTGACGAAACTCGTATTCGTGCAGCTCTTCCAACAATCCAATACCTAACTGAGCAAGGCGCAAAAGTTATCCTTGCTAGCCACCTTGGTCGTCCAAAGGGTGCAGTAGTAGAAGAAATGCGTTTAACTCCAGTGGCTGGTCGTTTATCTGAACTTCTTGGTAAAGATGTTAAGAAGGCAGACGAAGCTTACGGAGATAGCGTAAAAGCTTTAGTTTCTGAAATGGCTGAAGGCGATGTTCTTTTATTAGAAAACGTACGTTTCTATGCTGGGGAAGAAAAGAATGATCCAGAATTAGCAAAAGCATTCGCTGAGCTAGCTGACGTATACGTGAATGATGCATTCGGAGCAGCACACCGTGCTCATGCTTCAACAGAAGGGATCGCTCACCACCTACCAGCTGTATCTGGTCTATTAATGGAAAAAGAACTTGATGTTCTTGGAAAAGCTCTTTCTAATCCGGAAAGACCATTCACTGCAATCATCGGTGGAGCAAAAGTAAAAGACAAGATTGGTGTAATTGACAATCTTTTAGATAAAGTAGACAACCTAATTATCGGTGGTGGCTTAGCTTACACATTCATTAAAGCTCAAGGTCACGAGATTGGTAAGTCACTATTAGAAGCTGACAAAATGGATTTAGCTCTTTCTTTCATTAAGAAAGCGGAAGAAAAAGGCGTTAAGTTCTATATGCCAGTTGATGCTATTGTTGCTGACGACTTCTCTGATAGTGCAAACAAAAAAGCAGTTGGAATCGATGAAATCCCTGCAGATTGGGAAGCGCTTGATATCGGACCAAAAACAGCTGAGCTTTACAGCAATGTAATTAAAGAGTCTAAGCTTGTTATTTGGAACGGACCAATGGGTGTATTCGAATTAGATTCGTTTGCAAACGGAACAAAGGCAGTAGCAGAGGCATTAGCGGCATCTGAAGGTACATATTCTGTTATCGGTGGCGGAGATTCAGCTGCAGCCGTTGAAAAATTCAACCTTGCTGATAAGATGAGCCATATCTCTACTGGTGGCGGAGCTTCTCTTGAGTTCATGGAAGGTAAGGTTCTTCCTGGAGTCGTTGCGTTAAACGATAAGTAA